A genome region from Ferrimicrobium sp. includes the following:
- a CDS encoding proline--tRNA ligase, translated as MRTSELVFRSRREVPQDAEAASHKVLIRGNYIRRLTSGVYSFLPLGFRVLRNVERIVEEELDRAGASQLLLPALQPVDIWRATGRIDKMADVLFRVDGKSGAFVLGPTHEEAVIEAMSPDIESYRDLPKLVYQIQTKFRDEPRARFGLMRTREFIMADGYSFDVDRDAMRDSYRRFYDAYLAIFARLGLRAEPVEADAGSIGGDVNHEFMVASSIGEDHFAHCSDCGYQANIEAARAGERPSVEVDPEGQPVTYATPNAPGIEIAVKALRDLGAEVEVASMLKSMLLIDDLGDRVIALLPGDRTLNVPRGMRLATDAEMTGFAKGYIGPQGHGSEVRVIADPLVRTRPSWASGANEVGHHCVGLRVGVDFQVDQFVDLVVVEDGDPCPRCGGVLSLIRSVEVGHTFQLGLTYSGVLSHARYRSVDGEELPYWMGCYGIGVTRVPAVIAQQYGSVDGDAVVWPIEVAPYVVSIVGVGATKTNEVATVAEQLHESMVQSGIAALLEDRSISTGVAMRDLELIGSPLFCIVGARSLAKGVVELRDRIREQTVEVPIDEVTATILSLTRALASERR; from the coding sequence ATGCGAACATCTGAACTCGTCTTTAGGAGTCGACGGGAGGTCCCTCAGGATGCTGAGGCCGCCTCACATAAAGTCCTGATTCGTGGGAACTACATTCGTCGGCTCACCAGTGGTGTCTATAGCTTTCTTCCGCTGGGTTTTCGCGTGCTTCGCAATGTGGAACGCATCGTCGAGGAGGAGCTGGACCGTGCGGGGGCATCCCAACTTCTGTTGCCGGCACTCCAACCGGTGGATATCTGGAGAGCGACCGGTCGTATCGACAAGATGGCGGATGTCCTTTTTCGTGTTGACGGTAAATCAGGTGCATTTGTGCTTGGACCGACCCATGAGGAGGCGGTGATCGAGGCGATGAGCCCCGACATCGAGAGCTACCGCGATCTGCCCAAGCTGGTCTATCAGATCCAAACCAAGTTCCGGGATGAGCCCCGGGCACGTTTTGGATTGATGAGAACACGCGAGTTTATTATGGCCGATGGCTACTCCTTCGACGTTGATCGCGACGCGATGCGCGACTCGTATCGAAGGTTCTATGACGCCTACCTCGCCATCTTTGCGCGGCTCGGTCTTCGGGCGGAGCCGGTTGAAGCCGATGCTGGCTCTATCGGCGGGGACGTGAATCATGAGTTTATGGTCGCCTCCAGCATTGGAGAGGATCACTTTGCTCACTGTAGTGACTGCGGCTATCAAGCCAATATCGAGGCTGCTCGCGCTGGCGAACGGCCATCGGTCGAGGTTGACCCAGAGGGTCAGCCGGTGACGTATGCGACGCCGAATGCGCCGGGGATTGAGATCGCAGTGAAGGCGCTGCGCGATCTCGGTGCAGAGGTAGAGGTTGCGAGCATGCTCAAGTCGATGTTGTTGATTGACGACCTGGGTGATCGGGTCATCGCGCTCCTACCTGGTGATCGTACGCTCAACGTTCCACGTGGCATGCGCTTGGCCACCGATGCCGAGATGACGGGGTTCGCGAAGGGCTACATTGGTCCGCAGGGTCACGGCTCTGAGGTTCGGGTGATTGCAGACCCCTTGGTCCGTACGCGTCCTAGTTGGGCGAGTGGAGCCAATGAAGTGGGTCATCATTGCGTCGGTCTGCGCGTTGGTGTCGATTTCCAGGTCGATCAATTTGTTGATCTGGTAGTGGTTGAAGATGGAGATCCATGTCCTCGATGTGGCGGGGTTCTATCGCTGATTCGTTCGGTGGAGGTCGGCCATACCTTCCAGCTCGGGTTGACCTATTCCGGAGTCTTGTCCCATGCCCGCTATCGTTCCGTTGACGGTGAGGAGCTGCCCTACTGGATGGGTTGCTATGGCATTGGGGTGACGAGGGTGCCGGCGGTAATCGCGCAACAGTATGGCTCAGTGGATGGGGATGCGGTGGTCTGGCCGATAGAGGTTGCCCCTTACGTCGTGAGTATCGTGGGCGTGGGTGCCACCAAGACCAACGAGGTGGCTACGGTAGCCGAGCAGTTGCACGAATCGATGGTTCAGTCTGGCATTGCAGCGCTACTCGAAGATCGGAGCATCTCGACTGGGGTGGCGATGCGCGATCTCGAACTGATCGGATCCCCCCTCTTTTGTATCGTTGGTGCCCGTTCATTGGCCAAGGGCGTCGTCGAGTTGCGAGACCGCATTCGAGAACAGACCGTCGAAGTTCCGATCGACGAGGTCACCGCCACGATCCTGTCGCTCACCCGGGCACTCGCATCTGAACGACGATAG
- the ispG gene encoding flavodoxin-dependent (E)-4-hydroxy-3-methylbut-2-enyl-diphosphate synthase, translating to MTREQVVLAKRRVARSVQVGKVTVGGDSPISVQSMTTTKTADVEGTLVQIYSLAAAGTEIVRCTCNSQDAADGLRQIVPRSPVPIVADIHFHVEMALAALESGVAALRLNPGNLRKPEEIKLVAREAGARGVPIRIGVNAGSLHPDFAKQYGGITAEAMVASALHELDLFHEVGFDDVAFSVKASNVALMIAAYRLLAQKVDHPLHLGVTEAGPLPGGLIKATAGIATLLAEGIGDTIRYSLTADPIEEARAGRQLLESLGLRERKGLDFIACPSCGRAEIDVVAVATEAQRELEKLGLPLQVAVMGCNVNGPGEAREADIGIAAGKGKGHLFIKGKIVEVVPEANMVAALVEEAQAIMVEGVEARLNKKRR from the coding sequence ATGACACGTGAACAGGTAGTACTAGCAAAGCGCCGCGTCGCACGATCAGTCCAGGTTGGCAAGGTCACCGTCGGCGGCGATAGCCCGATCTCCGTGCAGTCGATGACGACCACCAAGACCGCCGATGTCGAGGGTACGCTCGTCCAGATCTACTCATTGGCTGCCGCCGGTACAGAGATTGTCCGATGTACCTGCAACTCGCAGGATGCAGCTGATGGACTTCGTCAGATCGTTCCACGATCTCCTGTGCCGATCGTAGCTGATATCCACTTCCATGTGGAGATGGCGCTCGCCGCACTGGAGTCTGGGGTCGCTGCACTTCGACTGAATCCGGGCAATCTGCGCAAACCTGAAGAGATCAAACTCGTGGCGCGTGAGGCGGGAGCGCGTGGCGTTCCTATCCGAATCGGCGTGAACGCTGGTTCGCTGCACCCGGATTTTGCGAAGCAGTATGGAGGGATCACCGCGGAGGCGATGGTCGCCTCTGCACTGCATGAACTCGATCTCTTCCATGAGGTGGGTTTTGACGATGTCGCCTTTTCGGTCAAGGCTTCGAATGTGGCGTTGATGATCGCTGCCTACCGGTTGCTCGCCCAAAAGGTCGATCACCCGCTCCACCTCGGGGTCACCGAGGCGGGGCCATTGCCCGGTGGTCTCATCAAGGCCACGGCTGGTATCGCCACCTTGCTCGCTGAAGGGATCGGGGACACCATTCGTTACTCGCTGACCGCAGACCCGATCGAGGAGGCCCGAGCCGGACGGCAGCTCCTTGAGTCGTTGGGCCTTCGCGAGCGCAAAGGACTCGACTTCATCGCATGCCCAAGTTGTGGAAGAGCAGAGATCGACGTGGTGGCGGTCGCTACCGAGGCGCAACGAGAGCTTGAGAAGCTTGGCCTCCCCCTACAAGTCGCGGTTATGGGCTGTAACGTCAACGGACCGGGTGAGGCGCGTGAGGCTGATATTGGCATCGCTGCCGGCAAAGGGAAGGGTCACCTCTTTATCAAGGGAAAGATTGTCGAGGTCGTTCCTGAGGCGAACATGGTCGCAGCCCTCGTGGAGGAGGCACAGGCGATCATGGTTGAGGGTGTTGAAGCGAGGCTTAACAAGAAGCGTCGCTGA
- the nusA gene encoding transcription termination factor NusA: MARDNQDFMDALEVIAREKGLTVETLLESLANALVAAYKRMPGAADEAYVEIDPDNGEIRVFGQELDDDGNVVREWEDTPKDFGRIAAQTAKQVMFQKIRDAERDLKYEEYAGREGDVVTGVVSQMDTRFTLLDLGKIEAIMPHTECPPNERYSIGQRIKAYIVEVRKTAKGPQIVVSRTHPGLVKRLFELEVPEIASGVVEIKAIAREPGHRSKVAVWSNDDGVDPVGACVGSRGSRVRMVTNELMGEKLDIVPFSDDVIEYLERAIQPAYALEVRIDEAAGSALIVVGDDQLSLAIGREGQNARLAARLSGLHIDVRAESEVAALDREAAAEEGYLEDIASSPMGQDSPPSDGQSTASEGGADQVDEDRGVSDVAIETMDAPTGDPSEG, translated from the coding sequence ATGGCGCGTGACAACCAGGATTTTATGGATGCCCTTGAGGTAATTGCTCGAGAGAAGGGCCTGACGGTAGAGACACTACTTGAGTCGTTGGCGAACGCATTGGTGGCTGCCTATAAGCGCATGCCTGGGGCGGCCGATGAGGCCTACGTCGAGATTGACCCGGATAACGGTGAGATCCGGGTCTTTGGACAGGAGCTTGACGACGACGGCAATGTCGTGCGCGAGTGGGAGGACACCCCGAAGGATTTCGGTCGCATAGCGGCACAAACGGCCAAACAGGTGATGTTTCAAAAGATTCGTGATGCTGAACGCGATCTCAAATACGAAGAGTATGCGGGGCGTGAGGGTGATGTGGTGACCGGTGTTGTGTCCCAGATGGATACTCGGTTCACGCTGCTCGATCTCGGCAAGATCGAGGCCATTATGCCCCATACTGAGTGCCCACCGAATGAGCGCTACTCCATTGGACAGCGGATCAAGGCCTATATTGTTGAGGTACGCAAGACGGCGAAGGGCCCTCAGATCGTCGTTTCACGTACGCACCCCGGTTTGGTCAAGCGACTTTTCGAGCTCGAGGTCCCCGAGATCGCTTCTGGGGTCGTCGAGATCAAGGCGATTGCGCGTGAACCAGGTCATCGTAGCAAGGTGGCCGTCTGGTCCAACGATGACGGGGTCGACCCGGTGGGTGCCTGTGTTGGGTCGCGCGGATCCCGTGTGCGCATGGTGACCAATGAGTTGATGGGTGAGAAACTCGATATCGTACCATTTTCAGACGATGTTATCGAGTACCTCGAACGGGCGATTCAGCCTGCCTATGCGCTTGAGGTGCGTATTGATGAGGCTGCTGGCTCGGCACTCATCGTCGTCGGAGATGATCAGCTTTCGCTCGCTATCGGCCGAGAGGGCCAAAACGCTCGACTCGCAGCGCGCCTCAGCGGGCTGCATATCGATGTCCGTGCCGAGAGTGAGGTGGCCGCACTCGATCGTGAGGCGGCGGCCGAAGAAGGTTACCTCGAGGACATCGCTTCATCCCCAATGGGCCAGGACAGTCCGCCGAGCGATGGGCAAAGTACCGCATCAG
- the rimP gene encoding ribosome maturation factor RimP, translated as MLSSQTLIDLLDPVIAPLDLRVLSATWHGRVLDLRLEHYDASAPSLDEIAQASKTVSAVLDDAGGQGDGTYTLEVSSPGLERPLLRLTHFQWATGRDIQFTSTDGVVAGVLARVFDESEPRIEVIVEGESRLYALREIDQAMTVFQWGTKNKNNDGRRQVDGA; from the coding sequence ATGCTCTCGAGTCAGACGCTTATCGATCTCCTCGACCCGGTGATCGCGCCGCTTGACCTTCGCGTGCTATCGGCTACCTGGCACGGGCGGGTTCTAGACCTCCGACTCGAGCACTATGATGCGTCAGCTCCCTCGCTAGATGAGATCGCGCAAGCATCGAAGACCGTCTCGGCGGTGCTTGATGATGCCGGTGGACAAGGAGATGGCACCTACACGCTTGAGGTGTCGAGTCCAGGGCTTGAGCGTCCACTGCTGCGATTGACCCATTTTCAGTGGGCGACCGGGCGAGATATACAGTTCACGTCGACGGATGGGGTCGTTGCAGGCGTGTTGGCTCGCGTCTTCGATGAGAGCGAACCAAGGATTGAGGTCATCGTGGAGGGCGAATCACGACTCTATGCACTGCGCGAGATCGATCAGGCGATGACCGTCTTCCAGTGGGGTACCAAGAACAAAAACAACGATGGAAGGAGGCAGGTCGATGGCGCGTGA